One Brassica napus cultivar Da-Ae chromosome A5, Da-Ae, whole genome shotgun sequence DNA window includes the following coding sequences:
- the LOC106451311 gene encoding homeobox-leucine zipper protein HDG2-like isoform X1, translating into MTISQLLRRSPRIANMSLPNYMEPVDDVNNNNNGETDNNENENNNNMNGGASFGDEEFDSENQEYGNTQDPRAAKRKRYHRHTQQQIQEMENFFKECPHPDDNQRKELSRQLGLDHLQIKFWFQNKRTQNKNHQERHENLQLREENTRLRADNHHFREGLANASCPNCGGPTAVGEMSFEEHHLLLENAKLTEEIRQLSEVAKYTGKAVMRYPVLPTPNQAPPFEPPMITNGSLGSVKEADKPLLIELAVGAMSELIALAQMNEPLWKEGVHGMILDLNEYTRNLQNGLGPKPVGFRTEASRETAIVFMRHMEIVHRLMDVNLWSTMFAGMVGRAITHDTLLTGRQGNLDGTIHLMTAEFQVLSPLVSNRECYFVRYCKQHGEGLWGVVDISIDHLIPNLEPKCLRRPSGCLIQDMPNRVSRVTWVEHVEVDDGGELHAMFKHLLNSGQALGANRWLSALDRQCERLAIMMAPNIPSIEPGGQITVTNNAKQSLLELVERMSRGFFDGVTTSNADIWMNLGGYTGDSVKVTTRTSLNDPGRPEGLILCAAHSFWVPAPPTTVFDYLRDENNRVNWDVLFLGGNPQKLTHIFNGRDNRNCVSLLRSPNTSQSEMMMIEKSSTEPAASFLVYAPVSVPSMEKVLNGGDPKYVPLLPSGFAILPDGTAQPGKAGGSLVNVAFQMLVDSYPSGSLTFSSVSTIESLILAAANKIKACFTQQTP; encoded by the exons ATGACCATCAGTCAGCTTCTTAGAAG ATCTCCCAGAATAGCAAATATGTCTCTGCCAAATTACATGGAACCAGTGGATGAtgtgaacaacaacaacaatggaGAGACCGATAACAACGAAAACGAAAATAACAACAACATGAATGGTGGTGCTAGTTTTGGGGATGAGGAATTCGACAGTGAGAATCAAGAATATGGAAACACTCAAGATCCTCGTGCTGCTAAGAGAAAGCGATATCATCGTCACACTCAACAGCAAATCCAGGAGATGGAAAA CTTCTTCAAAGAGTGTCCTCATCCTGATGACAATCAGAGGAAAGAACTTAGCCGTCAACTGGGACTAGACCATCTTCAGATCAAATTCTGGTTCCAGAACAAACGCACCCAGAACAAG AATCATCAAGAGCGCCATGAGAACTTACAACTTCGTGAGGAGAACACTAGGCTTAGAGCTGATAACCACCACTTTCGTGAAGGTCTCGCTAATGCCTCATGTCCTAATTGCGGAGGTCCTACCGCAGTTGGCGAAATGTCTTTcgaagaacatcatcttctccTCGAAAATGCTAAGTTAACCGAAGAG ATCCGTCAATTATCTGAGGTGGCGAAGTATACAGGCAAAGCTGTAATGAGATATCCTGTTCTGCCTACTCCTAATCAAGCTCCACCTTTCGAGCCCCCGATGATAACTAATGGAAGTCTCGGATCAGTGAAAGAGGCCGATAAGCCATTGCTCATAGAGTTAGCAGTTGGAGCCATGTCGGAGCTTATAGCGTTGGCTCAAATGAATGAACCGCTGTGGAAGGAAGGAGTTCATGGCATGATATTAGATTTGAATGAATACACAAGAAATTTACAAAACGGACTCGGGCCTAAACCAGTCGGGTTTAGAACCGAGGCATCAAGAGAAACCGCGATTGTGTTCATGCGCCATATGGAGATTGTTCACAGGCTAATGGATGTG AATCTATGGTCGACCATGTTTGCTGGAATGGTTGGTAGAGCCATAACTCATGACACCCTCTTGACTGGACGCCAAGGAAACTTGGACGGAACTATCCATCTG ATGACTGCTGAATTCCAAGTTCTATCGCCGCTAGTCTCAAACCGTGAATGCTACTTCGTCCGCTACTGTAAGCAGCACGGTGAAGGTTTATGGGGGGTGGTCGATATATCCATCGACCATCTCATTCCAAACCTGGAACCTAAGTGTCTGCGAAGACCATCTGGATGTCTGATTCAAGACATGCCAAATAGAGTCTCCAGG GTTACTTGGGTTGAGCATGTGGAGGTAGATGACGGAGGTGAACTTCATGCCATGTTTAAGCACTTGCTCAATTCTGGTCAAGCTTTAGGTGCTAACCGCTGGCTTTCTGCATTGGACCGCCAGTGCGAGCGGTTAGCCATCATGATGGCTCCAAACATTCCATCCATAGAACCTGGTGGTCAAATAA CGGTAACGAACAATGCCAAGCAGAGCCTGCTGGAGTTAGTTGAGCGGATGTCTAGAGGTTTCTTTGATGGAGTGACAACTTCTAATGCAGATATATGGATGAACTTGGGTGGTTATACAGGAGATAGTGTGAAAGTGACGACTCGGACGAGCTTGAATGATCCaggaagacctgaaggactcaTTCTCTGTGCAGCCCATTCGTTTTGGGTCCCGGCTCCTCCTACCACTGTCTTTGACTACCTCAGAGATGAGAACAACCGAGTCAAT TGGGATGTTCTCTTCCTTGGAGGGAATCCTCAGAAGCTGACACATATATTTAATGGGAGGGACAATAGGAACTGTGTATCTTTACTCCGG AGCCCAAACACTAGCCAAAGcgagatgatgatgattgaaAAGAGCTCTACTGAGCCAGCAGCTTCGTTCCTGGTCTATGCGCCTGTTAGTGTTCCGTCAATGGAGAAAGTTCTCAATGGAGGTGACCCTAAGTATGTGCCATTACTTCCATCAGGTTTTGCTATACTACCAGATGGTACGGCTCAGCCTGGAAAAGCAGGAGGGTCACTCGTGAACGTTGCGTTTCAGATGCTGGTTGACTCATACCCTTCGGGTTCGCTGACTTTTAGCTCGGTTTCAACCATTGAGAGTCTGATTCTAGCAGCCGCGAATAAGATCAAAGCTTGCTTTACTCAGCAGACTCCTTGA
- the LOC106451311 gene encoding homeobox-leucine zipper protein HDG2-like isoform X2 has protein sequence MSLPNYMEPVDDVNNNNNGETDNNENENNNNMNGGASFGDEEFDSENQEYGNTQDPRAAKRKRYHRHTQQQIQEMENFFKECPHPDDNQRKELSRQLGLDHLQIKFWFQNKRTQNKNHQERHENLQLREENTRLRADNHHFREGLANASCPNCGGPTAVGEMSFEEHHLLLENAKLTEEIRQLSEVAKYTGKAVMRYPVLPTPNQAPPFEPPMITNGSLGSVKEADKPLLIELAVGAMSELIALAQMNEPLWKEGVHGMILDLNEYTRNLQNGLGPKPVGFRTEASRETAIVFMRHMEIVHRLMDVNLWSTMFAGMVGRAITHDTLLTGRQGNLDGTIHLMTAEFQVLSPLVSNRECYFVRYCKQHGEGLWGVVDISIDHLIPNLEPKCLRRPSGCLIQDMPNRVSRVTWVEHVEVDDGGELHAMFKHLLNSGQALGANRWLSALDRQCERLAIMMAPNIPSIEPGGQITVTNNAKQSLLELVERMSRGFFDGVTTSNADIWMNLGGYTGDSVKVTTRTSLNDPGRPEGLILCAAHSFWVPAPPTTVFDYLRDENNRVNWDVLFLGGNPQKLTHIFNGRDNRNCVSLLRSPNTSQSEMMMIEKSSTEPAASFLVYAPVSVPSMEKVLNGGDPKYVPLLPSGFAILPDGTAQPGKAGGSLVNVAFQMLVDSYPSGSLTFSSVSTIESLILAAANKIKACFTQQTP, from the exons ATGTCTCTGCCAAATTACATGGAACCAGTGGATGAtgtgaacaacaacaacaatggaGAGACCGATAACAACGAAAACGAAAATAACAACAACATGAATGGTGGTGCTAGTTTTGGGGATGAGGAATTCGACAGTGAGAATCAAGAATATGGAAACACTCAAGATCCTCGTGCTGCTAAGAGAAAGCGATATCATCGTCACACTCAACAGCAAATCCAGGAGATGGAAAA CTTCTTCAAAGAGTGTCCTCATCCTGATGACAATCAGAGGAAAGAACTTAGCCGTCAACTGGGACTAGACCATCTTCAGATCAAATTCTGGTTCCAGAACAAACGCACCCAGAACAAG AATCATCAAGAGCGCCATGAGAACTTACAACTTCGTGAGGAGAACACTAGGCTTAGAGCTGATAACCACCACTTTCGTGAAGGTCTCGCTAATGCCTCATGTCCTAATTGCGGAGGTCCTACCGCAGTTGGCGAAATGTCTTTcgaagaacatcatcttctccTCGAAAATGCTAAGTTAACCGAAGAG ATCCGTCAATTATCTGAGGTGGCGAAGTATACAGGCAAAGCTGTAATGAGATATCCTGTTCTGCCTACTCCTAATCAAGCTCCACCTTTCGAGCCCCCGATGATAACTAATGGAAGTCTCGGATCAGTGAAAGAGGCCGATAAGCCATTGCTCATAGAGTTAGCAGTTGGAGCCATGTCGGAGCTTATAGCGTTGGCTCAAATGAATGAACCGCTGTGGAAGGAAGGAGTTCATGGCATGATATTAGATTTGAATGAATACACAAGAAATTTACAAAACGGACTCGGGCCTAAACCAGTCGGGTTTAGAACCGAGGCATCAAGAGAAACCGCGATTGTGTTCATGCGCCATATGGAGATTGTTCACAGGCTAATGGATGTG AATCTATGGTCGACCATGTTTGCTGGAATGGTTGGTAGAGCCATAACTCATGACACCCTCTTGACTGGACGCCAAGGAAACTTGGACGGAACTATCCATCTG ATGACTGCTGAATTCCAAGTTCTATCGCCGCTAGTCTCAAACCGTGAATGCTACTTCGTCCGCTACTGTAAGCAGCACGGTGAAGGTTTATGGGGGGTGGTCGATATATCCATCGACCATCTCATTCCAAACCTGGAACCTAAGTGTCTGCGAAGACCATCTGGATGTCTGATTCAAGACATGCCAAATAGAGTCTCCAGG GTTACTTGGGTTGAGCATGTGGAGGTAGATGACGGAGGTGAACTTCATGCCATGTTTAAGCACTTGCTCAATTCTGGTCAAGCTTTAGGTGCTAACCGCTGGCTTTCTGCATTGGACCGCCAGTGCGAGCGGTTAGCCATCATGATGGCTCCAAACATTCCATCCATAGAACCTGGTGGTCAAATAA CGGTAACGAACAATGCCAAGCAGAGCCTGCTGGAGTTAGTTGAGCGGATGTCTAGAGGTTTCTTTGATGGAGTGACAACTTCTAATGCAGATATATGGATGAACTTGGGTGGTTATACAGGAGATAGTGTGAAAGTGACGACTCGGACGAGCTTGAATGATCCaggaagacctgaaggactcaTTCTCTGTGCAGCCCATTCGTTTTGGGTCCCGGCTCCTCCTACCACTGTCTTTGACTACCTCAGAGATGAGAACAACCGAGTCAAT TGGGATGTTCTCTTCCTTGGAGGGAATCCTCAGAAGCTGACACATATATTTAATGGGAGGGACAATAGGAACTGTGTATCTTTACTCCGG AGCCCAAACACTAGCCAAAGcgagatgatgatgattgaaAAGAGCTCTACTGAGCCAGCAGCTTCGTTCCTGGTCTATGCGCCTGTTAGTGTTCCGTCAATGGAGAAAGTTCTCAATGGAGGTGACCCTAAGTATGTGCCATTACTTCCATCAGGTTTTGCTATACTACCAGATGGTACGGCTCAGCCTGGAAAAGCAGGAGGGTCACTCGTGAACGTTGCGTTTCAGATGCTGGTTGACTCATACCCTTCGGGTTCGCTGACTTTTAGCTCGGTTTCAACCATTGAGAGTCTGATTCTAGCAGCCGCGAATAAGATCAAAGCTTGCTTTACTCAGCAGACTCCTTGA
- the LOC106451312 gene encoding glutamate receptor 3.5 isoform X2 codes for MELLVVIRAVSMGFVLLCVSGLWFLPTEGAGRESFSRNSSSSSRPRSVNVGALFTYDSFIGRAAKPALMAAIDDVNADQNILRRTKLNIVFHDSNCSGFVGTMGALQVMENKVVAAIGPQSSGIGHIISHVANELHVPLLSFAATDPTLSSLQFPYFLRTTQNDYFQMNAIADFVSYFRWREVVAIFVDDEYGRNGISVLGDALAKKRAKISYKAAFTPGADNSSITDLLASVNLMESRIFVAHVNPDSGLNIFSAAKSLGMMGSGYVWIATDWLLTALDSAETMDPETMDLLQGVVAFRHYTPESNKKRRFKERWKSLRSKESSGGADGFNSYAMYAYDTVWLVARALEVFFSKGNTVTFSNDPNLRKTNDSNIKLSALNVFNEGERFLQVIHEMNYTGLTGQIEFDSEKNRKNPAYDILNINSRGPQRVGYWSNHTGFSAEPPETLYSKPPNTSAEHQRLKEIIWLGEVTKPPRGWVFPDNGEPLKIGVPDRVSYKNYVSKDNNSLGVKGYCIDIFEAAIQLLPYPVPRTYIVYGDGKRNPSYDNLISEVAANNFDVAVGDVTIVTNRTKFVDFTQPFMESGLVVVAPVKGAKSSPWSFLKPFTVEMWAVTGAFFLFVGAIIWILEHRFNEEFRGPPRRQIITVFWFSFSTMFFSQRENTVSTLGRFVLLIWLFVVLIINSSYTASLTSILTVQQLTSRIEGMDSLIASNEPIGVQDGAFAYKYLVNELNIPPSRIISLKDEEEYLSALQLGPRAGGVEAIVDELPYIKALLSNSNCKFRTVGPEFTRTGWGFAFQRDSPLAVDMSTAILQLSEEGKLENIRKKWLTYSHECLMQIADKENYQISVQSFWGLFLICGIVWFIVLTLFCWKVFWQCQRLRTEEEGDEVRVSEEASSSRSGRSLRAASFKDLIKVVDKREAEIKEMLKQKSSKKLKTSQSLGETP; via the exons ATGGAACTTTTGGTCGTGATTAGAGCTGTTTCCATGGGATTTGTGCTCCTATGTGTATCTGGTTTGTGGTTTTTGCCAACGGAAGGTGCTGGTAGAGAAAGTTTTTCAAgaaactcttcttcttcctctcggcCACGCTCTGTCAACGTCGGTGCTCTCTTTACTTATGATTCTTTCATTGGAAGAGCAGCTAAACCGGCGTTGATGGCGGCCATTGACGATGTTAATGCTGATCAGA AC ATTCTCAGGAGAACCAAGCTCAATATTGTTTTCCATGACTCAAACTGCAGTGGATTTGTTGGCACCATGGGAG CTTTGCAGGTAATGGAGAACAAGGTGGTTGCAGCCATAGGTCCACAATCTTCAGGAATTGGTCACATAATCTCCCATGTAGCTAATGAGCTCCATGTACCTCTCTTGTCATTCGCAGCAACTGACCCGACGCTTTCTTCGCTACAGTTCCCTTATTTCCTTCGAACCACACAGAACGACTACTTCCAGATGAATGCTATCGCGGATTTTGTATCTTATTTCCGGTGGAGAGAAGTTGTTGCGATCTTTGTTGATGATGAGTATGGTAGGAACGGGATATCTGTATTAGGCGATGCTTTAGCCAAGAAACGTGCCAAGATCTCTTACAAGGCTGCATTTACACCTGGTGCAGATAACAGCTCGATCACTGACTTATTGGCTTCTGTTAATCTGATGGAATCACGCATCTTTGTTGCTCACGTGAATCCTGATTCGGGTTTAAACATATTCTCTGCTGCCAAGTCTCTTGGAATGATGGGCAGTGGCTATGTCTGGATCGCTACTGATTGGCTTCTTACAGCTTTGGATTCTGCGGAAACAATGGACCCAGAAACTATGGATCTCTTGCAAGGAGTGGTTGCTTTTCGCCATTACACACCTGAGAGTAACAAGAAGAGACGGTTTAAAGAAAGATGGAAAAGCCTTAGATCCAAAGAGAGTTCAGGAGGTGCTGATGGCTTCAATTCTTATGCAATGTATGCTTATGATACCGTTTGGTTGGTAGCTCGTGCTCTTGAAGTTTTCTTCAGTAAAGGCAATACAGTGACTTTCTCCAATGATCCGAATCTGAGAAAAACCAACGATAGCAACATTAAGTTATCAGCACTCAACGTTTTCAATGAAGGCGAGAGATTCCTGCAAGTCATTCATGAGATGAATTACACAGGTCTGACCGGACAAATCGAGTTTGATTCAGAGAAAAACCGGAAAAATCCAGCATACGACATCCTAAACATAAACAGCAGAGGTCCGCAAAGAGTCGGCTACTGGTCGAATCATACAGGCTTCTCAGCTGAGCCTCCGGAGACATTATACTCTAAGCCTCCAAACACATCTGCAGAACATCAACGTCTTAAGGAGATCATATGGCTAGGGGAAGTAACAAAGCCACCTCGGGGTTGGGTTTTCCCTGACAACGGAGAGCCGCTCAAAATCGGTGTGCCTGACCGTGTGAGCTACAAAAACTATGTGTCCAAGGATAACAACTCGCTTGGTGTTAAAGGCTACTGCATTGACATCTTTGAAGCTGCTATTCAATTGCTTCCATACCCTGTCCCACGTACTTATATAGTTTATGGAGATGGGAAGAGAAATCCTTCTTATGACAATCTCATAAGTGAAGTTGCTGCCAAT AATTTTGATGTAGCTGTTGGGGATGTTACTATAGTTACAAACAGAACTAAGTTTGTAGATTTCACGCAGCCATTTATGGAATCAGGGCTTGTGGTGGTAGCTCCAGTGAAGGGGGCCAAGTCTAGTCCTTGGTCATTCTTAAAACCATTCACTGTAGAGATGTGGGCTGTGACCGGAGCTTTCTTTCTCTTTGTGGGAGCCATCATTTGGATTCTCGAACACCGCTTTAATGAAGAGTTTCGTGGACCTCCTAGGCGTCAGATCATCACCGTTTTCTG GTTTAGCTTCTCAACGATGTTCTTCTCTCAGA GGGAGAACACGGTGAGTACGCTGGGGAGGTTTGTGCTACTCATATGGTTGTTTGTGGTTCTGATCATCAACTCAAGCTACACGGCCAGTCTCACTTCGATACTCACCGTTCAACAGCTAACATCTCGGATAGAAGGAATGGACAGTCTAATAGCAAGCAACGAACCCATCGGAGTGCAAGACGGTGCATTTGCGTACAAATATCTGGTCAATGAACTTAACATACCTCCATCAAGAATCATTTCTctgaaagatgaagaagaatatCTCTCTGCTCTTCAACTTGGTCCCAGAGCTGGTGGCGTGGAAGCCATAGTCGACGAGCTTCCTTACATCAAAGCTCTGTTGTCAAACAGCAACTGCAAGTTCCGTACTGTTGGACCGGAGTTCACCCGGACAGGCTGGGGATTT GCGTTCCAGAGAGACTCTCCACTAGCAGTGGACATGTCAACAGCGATCCTGCAGCTGTCTGAAGAAGGAAAACTGGAGAATATCCGCAAGAAATGGCTTACCTACAGCCACGAATGCTTAATGCAAATTGCAGACAAAGAGAACTATCAAATCTCGGTACAGAGTTTCTGGGGGCTGTTCTTAATCTGTGGCATCGTGTGGTTCATTGTACTCACCCTCTTCTGCTGGAAAGTTTTCTGGCAATGCCAACGGTTAAGAACAGAAGAAGAGGGCGATGAAGTAAGAGTGAGTGAAGAAGCCAGTTCTTCTAGATCAGGGAGAAGTTTGAGGGCGGCGAGTTTCAAGGATTTGATCAAAGTTGTGGATAAGAGAGAAGCAGAGATCAAGGAGATGCTTAAGCAGAAGAGCAGTAAGAAACTCAAAACTAGCCAAAGCTTAGGTGAAACTCCATAA
- the LOC106451312 gene encoding glutamate receptor 3.5 isoform X1, with translation MRKEIGDMFSYCVALQVMENKVVAAIGPQSSGIGHIISHVANELHVPLLSFAATDPTLSSLQFPYFLRTTQNDYFQMNAIADFVSYFRWREVVAIFVDDEYGRNGISVLGDALAKKRAKISYKAAFTPGADNSSITDLLASVNLMESRIFVAHVNPDSGLNIFSAAKSLGMMGSGYVWIATDWLLTALDSAETMDPETMDLLQGVVAFRHYTPESNKKRRFKERWKSLRSKESSGGADGFNSYAMYAYDTVWLVARALEVFFSKGNTVTFSNDPNLRKTNDSNIKLSALNVFNEGERFLQVIHEMNYTGLTGQIEFDSEKNRKNPAYDILNINSRGPQRVGYWSNHTGFSAEPPETLYSKPPNTSAEHQRLKEIIWLGEVTKPPRGWVFPDNGEPLKIGVPDRVSYKNYVSKDNNSLGVKGYCIDIFEAAIQLLPYPVPRTYIVYGDGKRNPSYDNLISEVAANNFDVAVGDVTIVTNRTKFVDFTQPFMESGLVVVAPVKGAKSSPWSFLKPFTVEMWAVTGAFFLFVGAIIWILEHRFNEEFRGPPRRQIITVFWFSFSTMFFSQRENTVSTLGRFVLLIWLFVVLIINSSYTASLTSILTVQQLTSRIEGMDSLIASNEPIGVQDGAFAYKYLVNELNIPPSRIISLKDEEEYLSALQLGPRAGGVEAIVDELPYIKALLSNSNCKFRTVGPEFTRTGWGFAFQRDSPLAVDMSTAILQLSEEGKLENIRKKWLTYSHECLMQIADKENYQISVQSFWGLFLICGIVWFIVLTLFCWKVFWQCQRLRTEEEGDEVRVSEEASSSRSGRSLRAASFKDLIKVVDKREAEIKEMLKQKSSKKLKTSQSLGETP, from the exons ATGAGGAAGGAGATTGGTGATATGTTCTCTTATTGTGTAGCTTTGCAGGTAATGGAGAACAAGGTGGTTGCAGCCATAGGTCCACAATCTTCAGGAATTGGTCACATAATCTCCCATGTAGCTAATGAGCTCCATGTACCTCTCTTGTCATTCGCAGCAACTGACCCGACGCTTTCTTCGCTACAGTTCCCTTATTTCCTTCGAACCACACAGAACGACTACTTCCAGATGAATGCTATCGCGGATTTTGTATCTTATTTCCGGTGGAGAGAAGTTGTTGCGATCTTTGTTGATGATGAGTATGGTAGGAACGGGATATCTGTATTAGGCGATGCTTTAGCCAAGAAACGTGCCAAGATCTCTTACAAGGCTGCATTTACACCTGGTGCAGATAACAGCTCGATCACTGACTTATTGGCTTCTGTTAATCTGATGGAATCACGCATCTTTGTTGCTCACGTGAATCCTGATTCGGGTTTAAACATATTCTCTGCTGCCAAGTCTCTTGGAATGATGGGCAGTGGCTATGTCTGGATCGCTACTGATTGGCTTCTTACAGCTTTGGATTCTGCGGAAACAATGGACCCAGAAACTATGGATCTCTTGCAAGGAGTGGTTGCTTTTCGCCATTACACACCTGAGAGTAACAAGAAGAGACGGTTTAAAGAAAGATGGAAAAGCCTTAGATCCAAAGAGAGTTCAGGAGGTGCTGATGGCTTCAATTCTTATGCAATGTATGCTTATGATACCGTTTGGTTGGTAGCTCGTGCTCTTGAAGTTTTCTTCAGTAAAGGCAATACAGTGACTTTCTCCAATGATCCGAATCTGAGAAAAACCAACGATAGCAACATTAAGTTATCAGCACTCAACGTTTTCAATGAAGGCGAGAGATTCCTGCAAGTCATTCATGAGATGAATTACACAGGTCTGACCGGACAAATCGAGTTTGATTCAGAGAAAAACCGGAAAAATCCAGCATACGACATCCTAAACATAAACAGCAGAGGTCCGCAAAGAGTCGGCTACTGGTCGAATCATACAGGCTTCTCAGCTGAGCCTCCGGAGACATTATACTCTAAGCCTCCAAACACATCTGCAGAACATCAACGTCTTAAGGAGATCATATGGCTAGGGGAAGTAACAAAGCCACCTCGGGGTTGGGTTTTCCCTGACAACGGAGAGCCGCTCAAAATCGGTGTGCCTGACCGTGTGAGCTACAAAAACTATGTGTCCAAGGATAACAACTCGCTTGGTGTTAAAGGCTACTGCATTGACATCTTTGAAGCTGCTATTCAATTGCTTCCATACCCTGTCCCACGTACTTATATAGTTTATGGAGATGGGAAGAGAAATCCTTCTTATGACAATCTCATAAGTGAAGTTGCTGCCAAT AATTTTGATGTAGCTGTTGGGGATGTTACTATAGTTACAAACAGAACTAAGTTTGTAGATTTCACGCAGCCATTTATGGAATCAGGGCTTGTGGTGGTAGCTCCAGTGAAGGGGGCCAAGTCTAGTCCTTGGTCATTCTTAAAACCATTCACTGTAGAGATGTGGGCTGTGACCGGAGCTTTCTTTCTCTTTGTGGGAGCCATCATTTGGATTCTCGAACACCGCTTTAATGAAGAGTTTCGTGGACCTCCTAGGCGTCAGATCATCACCGTTTTCTG GTTTAGCTTCTCAACGATGTTCTTCTCTCAGA GGGAGAACACGGTGAGTACGCTGGGGAGGTTTGTGCTACTCATATGGTTGTTTGTGGTTCTGATCATCAACTCAAGCTACACGGCCAGTCTCACTTCGATACTCACCGTTCAACAGCTAACATCTCGGATAGAAGGAATGGACAGTCTAATAGCAAGCAACGAACCCATCGGAGTGCAAGACGGTGCATTTGCGTACAAATATCTGGTCAATGAACTTAACATACCTCCATCAAGAATCATTTCTctgaaagatgaagaagaatatCTCTCTGCTCTTCAACTTGGTCCCAGAGCTGGTGGCGTGGAAGCCATAGTCGACGAGCTTCCTTACATCAAAGCTCTGTTGTCAAACAGCAACTGCAAGTTCCGTACTGTTGGACCGGAGTTCACCCGGACAGGCTGGGGATTT GCGTTCCAGAGAGACTCTCCACTAGCAGTGGACATGTCAACAGCGATCCTGCAGCTGTCTGAAGAAGGAAAACTGGAGAATATCCGCAAGAAATGGCTTACCTACAGCCACGAATGCTTAATGCAAATTGCAGACAAAGAGAACTATCAAATCTCGGTACAGAGTTTCTGGGGGCTGTTCTTAATCTGTGGCATCGTGTGGTTCATTGTACTCACCCTCTTCTGCTGGAAAGTTTTCTGGCAATGCCAACGGTTAAGAACAGAAGAAGAGGGCGATGAAGTAAGAGTGAGTGAAGAAGCCAGTTCTTCTAGATCAGGGAGAAGTTTGAGGGCGGCGAGTTTCAAGGATTTGATCAAAGTTGTGGATAAGAGAGAAGCAGAGATCAAGGAGATGCTTAAGCAGAAGAGCAGTAAGAAACTCAAAACTAGCCAAAGCTTAGGTGAAACTCCATAA